The nucleotide sequence CCGCCCTCCTGCTGGCTATAAATACAGATACAGGCATCCATAGATGGATAGATACCTGGGAGAATGGCGCTAAACGAACCAGCAGCGAGACGGAATTATCAGCAGGTCATTTGGCCGTCTCTGCGCTCCGGTGGGCGGCTGATTTGGCTCACCAACCTGCAGGCCTTTTTCTTCCGTGCGACGGACCAGCACAGCATAATTGTCTCGAAATGAGCACCACGCGTAGCCATGCCTCCATCATTTTTCCTAGCTCCTGTCCCCTCTCCCACTCCACGCTGCTGCACTTTTGGTCTTTCTTTTACTAGATCTCAGTGGAGGCCAGCCCGCCCAGCGGCATGGTATGTAGCTTTTCTTTCTGCTGCTGTGCTGCAGGGTGCTCTCCATGTGCCGAGAGATTACGCAGATCTGTGCAATGTCCAGAACACTGCTGGGTTAGGCAGAGCAGGTTTTACATCCTGTTACCAATCCAGGTTGCTGGATTCCAGGGCACGCTATTACTTCTGATGGCTCCTTTGATTGAAAATAATTTCACAGGATTTTTTGAGGATTTAGATCCTTATGTTTTTTTCCTGTGTTAGTCATTTGATTCATAGTAATGGTATCCTTGGGATTTTTTTCCTATCATTCACTTGCACTCTATTTCTGGATGAAATTTTCATCCACTCAATCGTCTTTGTACAATtcatttgtttttcatgtgataGCAGACACTTTCTCACCCAAATTCTTATAGTTTTCTATCTTAGGGCTTATTTGATTCGTAGGAGAAGgatctaaaaatacaaaaataatatAGGATGACACGTGCAAAGCAGAGGATTGTGAAAACACATGAATCTGCATAGTTGAGTTTTCGACGCGCAATAATACGAAAAACGCATGAATTGTGAAAGCAATGGTCAAAGTAAGGTTTGTCATATACTGTAAAACACTCTTTcatcaaaatttccatagtttcctaaTCTCATACGATTTAGCGGGGCTATATAACAATAACGCTAGAAACATAAACATTTTGCCAAGAGTACATAAACCCTGTAAAAGTCGACAATAATGCTCAGTTGATACCGATGCAATTGGCAATGACAAAAATGCCCTTCAGGAGGAGAAATGTGCATTTTTTTTGAACATAGGAGAAATGTGCAGTTGGTAAAGGATAAAGTTGAAGCTCAAAAGGATATGCATTGTTCAAAAAACAGTTGATTAATGCTCAGAGGCTCACCAAGTAATCGATTAAAAGATTAATCAGCTAATTAACTGGAAAATTCGAGTGAATAGCAAAAAACTACTACATTACGGGCTATCGTTCCGAAAAACTACATTTTTTAATTttccaaaaaactaccacaaaAGTGGTGGGCTGATAAAAAAAGAAGTGGTCGAACGGTTACAATTTAAGTGGggttatgacatgtggggcccgcccgtcagggtTTTGTCGGCCACAGGGCTCACGGCGTGCGGGTGACGGCCGTTAGGGCGCACGAGCCGTCCCGACCAGGTCAAGACGGATCCGGCCCTCGCTCTGTCTTCCTCGCGCTCACtcactctcactctctccctcctcactCTGTTTCCCTTGGCCGAGCTCGCCATGTCGCCGACCACCTCCGTTCCTCGTCGGCGGCCAGGATGCCTTCTTGGAATGATGGGGATGACAGCTCTGACGATGACAGCTTGGGGGGCAACCTGATGGACATGGAGTACTTTGTaagcctcatcctcctcctctctgtcaTTACCTAGGGTTAGGGTTACGGTTCGATTTGGGAATGAGGGTTGATGATCTGCATATTTGTATGGATGGTTTCGTTTGGTTTGGTAAACTATTAGTTTTGATCTAGGGTATGGATGCCACGGTGATGTCTGATATGATCTACCTTGTGAATCTGACCTTGAGCAAGGCAAAGCTTGACTCAAGTGGAACTATTTGATGCATTGGTTCTGATCTTCCTTGTATTGCATGTAGGACACACCCAACACCATCCGTGAGCCACTCTAGTGTGGTGCTCCCATGGAGGAAGTTGCCAAGTGCACTCTGCAACAGATGAAGCCTATGAAGTGTGTTACTTTTGAAGGTGCTAACACTGGGAGGAGGTTCTATGGATGCCTTGTTCATGTGAGTAATTTAGTAAATCAGTAGCTCATTGTTATCTGAAGTCAGTGTTCTTATTTGCAGAGAGTGGTTTTGTACTTGATATATGAATTCAGTGATTCATTTAAGCTTTCTGGTTATCAGTTATGCCTAGTGGATTCAGTTATGCTAGGTGGATTCAGTTAATGTGTAGCTGTTTTTTAGTTTGCAGAAAGTAAGTGATTGAGTTATAATACTAAATTTAGTACTAAATTTATGGTTACATCTCCTCCTTGTATAGCAATACCCTTTTTGAACTGAAGTTAGTACTGAATTGAACTGAAGTATGTTTTGTCTGATCAAACTACAGGGAGGTGTGAGTTGTGGTGTAGTTCAGTGGGTTGATCATGTCTGGTCTGATGTACTTAAGAACTGCCTCATCAAGTTGTGGGAAATGTTCCATGAGCAAAACTTTGGAAGGATTCAAGACAAGCATTCATATGAGGATGAAGTTGCCAAGTTGAAAAAGGAGTATGATCATCTCTGCACTGAGTATCATAAAATGGTTGATGATGTTAGCAAGATGTTTGACTGGCAGGATGGTGTTGGCAAGATTGACTACCAGAAAGCAATGGATGTTGAGAAATATGAGAAGAAGAAGTAAGAGCTAGAGCTGGGGATGAAGATGGAGAAATATGAGAAGAAGAAGTAAAACCCACCCCCTTGGCAGAAACCGCcgtcaatcccccccccccccacacacacacacccttctCCAACCCCCAGCCGCCAAAGAAAATCCTAGAATCCCAGGGAGAAATGGATCCTGGAGAGGTCATAGATGGAGAAGAAGATGTGCCCAGGGGAGCCAGGCACAGAGATGCAAGAAGGAGGGTGAGGAGGCAACTTGCTGAGATGATCCTTGCAGCACGCAACCTCAAGGACATAGAGCAATTCCTGGAGGGATTCCCCCTGGATCGAACCCTAATGATGATGATATCATCTACTGGACAAGGAGGAGGGCAAATTTCCATCCTTTTCAGGTCACTAGGCAGAGGTGGACTAGGATTTTGTACACATAATATTGCTGTTATGTTTCTGTGGTCCTAAATCTGTCTTTCTATCTATGTGATGTTTGAAGTTGGTGTAAGAATAATGTTGAATGAGCTATGTATGTGATTAAtcaagttgtctatgatgcaatgTATGAAGTTGGTGTAGGAAAAATGTTGaatgatctatctatgtgatgaatCAATCTATCTATGATGCAATTTATGAGTGAATGTTTTATCTATATTTGTGTGTATGCATGATTTGATCTAGTGAAGGTTTAAtctgttagggtttggtccctagatGGCCAAATCTTGATGTTTTAGGTTTGATCTGTTAGGGTTTGGTCGACAAGTTGCCACCCAAAGTGACCTAATTTGGCCACTTTAGGGTTTGGTCGACAAGTTGCCACCCAAAGTAACCTAATCTGGCCACTTTAGGGTTGGTCGACAAGTTGCCACCCAAAGTGACCTAATTTGGCCACTTTAGGGTTAGTCGACAAGTTGCCACCCAAAGTGACCTAATTTGGCCACTTTAGGTTTGGCTCGACAAGTTGCCACCCAAATTGACCTAATTTGGCCACTTTACGGTTGGTCGACAAGTTGCCACCCAAAGTGACCAAATTTTGCCACTTTAGGGTTGGTCgacaagtcccccccccccccccccgatgaccAAATTTGGCCACTTTAGGGTTGGTCGACAAGTTCCCACCCAAGGTGACCTAATTTGGCCACTTTAGGGTTGGTcgatgatgacccgcaagtataggggatctatcatagtccttttgataagtaagagtgtcgaacccaacgaggagcagaaggaaatgacaattggttttcaataaggtattatgtgcaagcactgaaattatcggtgatagatagttttgtgataagataattcgtaacgggtaacaagtaacaaaagtaactatggggcagtaaggtggcccaatcctttttgtagcaaaggaaaagcctggacgaactcttatataaagcaaagtgctcccgaggacacatgggaattactgtcaagctagttttcatcatgctcatatgatttgcgttcgttactttgataatttgatatgtgggtggacggtgcttgggtgttgtccttccttggacaagcctcccacttatgattaacccctcttgcaagcatccacaactacagaagaagaattaaggtaaacctaaccatagcatgaaacatatggatccaaatcagccccttacgaagcaacacataaactagggtttaagcttctgtcactctagcaacccatcatctacttattacttcccaatgacttaccctaggcccaaatcatggtgaagtgtcatgtagtcgacgttcacataacaccactagaggagagacaacatacatctcatcaaaatatcaaacgaataccaaattcacatgattagttataacaagacttctcccatgtcctcgggaacaaacgtaactactcacaaagcatattcatgttcatagtcagaggggtattaataagcgttaaggatttgaacatatgatcttccaccgaataaaccaactagcatcaactacaaggagtaatcagcactactagcaacccataggtaccaatctaaggttttgagacaaagatcggatacaagagatgaagtagggtttgagaggagatggtgctggtgaagatgttgacggagattgaccccctctcgatgagaggatcgatggtgatgacgatggcggtgatttcccccttccggagggatgtttcctcggaacagctccgccggagccctagattggtcatGCCCAGGTTCTGCCTTAAGACGGCAGCGCTTCATCtcgaaagacaccatatagcagaagatgagagTCGGGGGCCTGTCAGGGGggggcatgaggtagggggtgtTGGTGTCAacaccgacggatctcgggtaggggatcctgaactgtgcgtctaaggctaatggtagcaggaggcgggggacacaatgtttacctaggcagtgcaaagccgccaaatacgaagatctgcccggggaggaaaacctcaccctggacagcatcgttgcagatgattgaaggagccatcaagccttaccatg is from Triticum aestivum cultivar Chinese Spring chromosome 1B, IWGSC CS RefSeq v2.1, whole genome shotgun sequence and encodes:
- the LOC123114387 gene encoding uncharacterized protein; this encodes MEEVAKCTLQQMKPMKCVTFEGANTGRRFYGCLVHGGVSCGVVQWVDHVWSDVLKNCLIKLWEMFHEQNFGRIQDKHSYEDEVAKLKKEYDHLCTEYHKMVDDVSKMFDWQDGVGKIDYQKAMDVEKYEKKK